The sequence below is a genomic window from Labilibaculum sp. DW002.
CAACTTTATTATCTTTTGTACTTGATTTGTCAATATTAAGTATTACATCATAACCTGTAATTGTACTATCTAATTTTTCAAGTTTTTTTAATTTTTGGTTGATAAAAGCCTCTAGTTTACTATCTGCTTTAAATCCTACGGATTGCATTTTCATGTTCATCACAATTCCTCCTATATTTAATATGCATTAAATTGCATAAGTTAATATTCTGTTAAATATAAACCGGTTCTTTCTACTCGCGCGCTTTTGGCCTTGCAAAGCCATAAATGATTAATCTTTCTACCTTGAAAATAAGCAAAAAATCTAAGCTTAGGAAATGAAAAAGGTGAATTTAAATGACTTTAACATATTTTATTTTTCAAGAGGTTCAGGATTAGGGAAATAAAATTTAAAGAAAATTAATCTTTTATTAATGTTTAATCGGAATTGTAATGTCAGAGAGGAGAGAGATAAAAAAATGGCGGAAAACAAAGTCGTTTTCCACCATTTTTAGCACATAACTAATCTATCTAACTATTCTTTTAAGGTAAAACTGATTTTTTGTACCTCAACAGAATTTTTTCCCACAAATATGTGATAAGTTCCAGATTCAATTAAAAATTCACCATCAGGAGAATAATACCCTAAATCAGATGGGTTTAATGAAAAGCTTATTTGTTTGCTGTCACCTTTCTTAAGCAGAACCTTTTTGTAAGCTCTAAGTTCTTTAACCGGGCGAGCATATTTAGCCTTGGGATCTTGAATGTATAATTGTACAATTTCTTCGCCATCGAATTTTCCTGAATTGGTAATAGAAAGCTTTACTTCGATTGAATCATTTTTTGTGATCCTTGCTTTGTTGCATGTAAGTTCTCCATATTCAAAATTTGTATAGCTCAAACCATATCCGAAAGGATATAAAGGTGTATTTGGAGAATCGGTATAGTGCGACCAAAATACATTATTAGTAGAAGTCGGTCTGCCAGTGTTCATGTAATTGTAATAAATAGGGCACTGTCCAACATTTCTGGGAAATGACATGGTTAATTTACCAGATGGATTGTAATCTCCAAACAAAACATCTGCAATAGCATTTCCTGCTTCCGATCCAGCAAACCAAGTTTCCAAAATCGCAGGTGCTTTTTCAGATAATTCAGGAATAGCCAATGGACGTCCATTCATCAGAACTGCAACAATATTTTCATTTACCTTAAGAACAGCATTAAACAGTGCCATTTGTTCTCCTTTTAATGTAATATTGGTTTGACTTCTTCCTTCCCCTGATTGAAAGCAATCTTCGCCAATTGCCATGATTACAACTTCAGATTTCTGTGCTGCTTTAATAGCTTCAGAAAACTTAGAATTGTTATCCTTCTTAAAGGTTAGTTCTTGTCTGAAATTTCGATCTCCTGTTGTTAGATCGCAACCTTTTGCATAATTAATTTTTGTTTTTGCTGATACACTTGCTTGAATGCCTTCCAAAAGAGAAACTGCCGAGTTTTTGATTGCTTTGGCTCTCCAGCTTCCCAAAGGAATATCCTTACTATTTGCCATTGGCCCAATAAGGGCAATCGACTTTACTTGTTTGGATAAGGGTAGGAGTTGTTCTTTGTTTTTAAGAAGTACCATTGAGTGACGAGCAACTTTCCGAGCAATTGATCTATTTTCTTCGCTATAAATTTCTATTTTCTCTCGTTCAATATTTGAGTATTGATAAGGATCTTCGAACAAACCGAGTTGGTATTTAATTTTTAAAATGCGTTTTGCGGCATCATCAATTAAACTTTCATCAACTTTTCCTTCTTCAACAAGTTCTTTGAGGTGCTTTATGTAGCCATTAGACTCCATATCCATATCGCTACCAGCATTTATGGCAAGAGAAGTTGCTTCCTTTAGGTTTTCAGCTGCACCATGAATCGAAATTTCTTTAAGGCTTGCCCAATCAGAAACAACAAACCCTTTAAAATTCCATTGCTCTTTGAGTAAGGTGCGCTGTAAATATTCATTTGCTGTACAAGGGGTTCCATTGATAATATTAAATGAATTCATAAAAGTAGCAACACCTGCATTGGCTGCCGCTTTGAAAGGAGGTAAAACAATATTGTGAAGCGTATAAGGGCTTATTTCTACCGTATTGTAATCTCTACCAGATTCTGAGAATGCATAGCCAGCAAAGTGTTTAGCACAAGCAGCAATGGTATTTTTTGCAGCTAAATCCTCTCCTTGAAAACCTTTAATGCGAGCTACAGATAAAACGCTTGCTAAATACGGATCTTCACCACAACCTTCCATAACTCTTCCCCAGCGCGCATCTCTACCTACATCCATCATGGGTGCAAAAGTCCAATGCAGACCTGCGGCAGAAGCTTCTTTTGCGGCTACTTGGGCTGATAGTCTAACAATCTCTGTATCCCAAGATGAGGCTTCAGCTAAAGGAATGGGAAACATGGTTTGGTAACCGTGAATGACATCGTAACCAAAGATTAAGGGAATGCCTAAACGGCTATTTTTAATGGCTAATTCTTGAGCTTTACGAGTTGCATCTGCACCTGTTACATTTAGCATCGACCCAACGTCACCATTCTTTATTTGCTCTAGTCGATTTTGCGATTCACTATTTTGTGGAGCAGGTCCTGTCATTTCCCAATGACTGGTATATTGATTTAATTGCCCTATTTTCTCAGAAAGGGTCATGTCATCCAGAAGTTTAGATACAAATTTATCTTCTTCGGATAAGTTGCTTTTCTCTTTATTACACGATGAAAGTATAAGTAGTGAGAGTATTATGAGGTATATTGTTTTTGTCATTTTAGTGACTTTTTTATGGCGTTTGATCTTAGTTAACTTCAATTGATATTGTTTTCTCAATGTCTCGTGAAGACACACCTACCATTAGCTTAAAATTACCTTTCTCCAAATTCCAATCCATAATTGAATCATCAAAGAAAGCAAGATCTTTAGTTGGTATTATTAGGGTAATTGTTTTTGTTTCTCCCGGATTTAAGTTCACTTTTTTAAATGCCTTTAATTCTTTTAGAGGTCGTAAAACAGAAGCTTTGACATCATTTGCATATACTTGAATGACTTCGTTTCCTTTTATTTTACCTGTGTTTCGAATTTTACAAGAGACGGTAATAGAATCTTCTTTACCATAAGAACGCTTGTCGGATTTCACATTCAATATTTCAAAAGAAGTGTAAGACAATCCGAAACCAAAAGCATAGAGAGGTTTTATTTTTTTTGTGTCGTGCCAACGGTAACCAACCAATATATCTTCCTTGTATTCTTGATTTGTACCATCGCCAGGGTAAGAGAATTCGTCAAATGCATGTGCAGCATTATCTTCCAGTTTTACAGGGAAAGAAAATGGCAGTTTGCCAGATGGGTTTACATCTCCAGAAAGTATATCAGCAATTGCATTTCCAGCTTCGCTACCCAAATACCAAGTTTGTACAACAGCTTTTACTTTTGAAAGCCAAGGCATTTCAACAGCATTTCCACTTACCAGAAGAACAGCTGTGTTTTTATTTACCGCTATTATTTTATTCAGTAAATCATCTTGTCCGAAAGGCAATGAAAAATGTTTACGGTCATCTCCTTCACAATCCTGATGATGGTTTTTGTTTAAACCGCCCACGAAAAGAACGATATCTGCTTTAGCTGCCACTTTTATTGCTTCGACTTGTAATGAATCGGCGTTTAATTTTGATTCTACAACACGACCATAAACTGACGGTCCAGAAGCATATCCCATTGCATGCAAAATTTTTGCATTTTTGAATCGTTTCTGAATTCCCTCCAAAGGTGAAATTTCATGAATGGTTTTTAATTCTGAAGAACCTCCACCAATTGTCATCATTTTAGTAGCATTTTCACCAATTACTGCTATGGTTTGTACCTTTTCGGGATCAATAGGGAAGGTATTATTTTCATTTTTAAGCAGTACAATTCCTTCCTGTGCAATTTCACGAGCTACATTAAAATGTTCCTGACTATTCATACTGCCAAACGGACGAGATTTGTCCATATTTGTTCTGAACATTAAACGAAGAATACGGCTTACCTTTTCATCAATAACCGATTCATCAATTTCTCCTGATTCAACCATTTTACGCAAAGGATGAGCCATGAAATAGTTGTCGTAAGCGTTTTTTAATGAGCTTGTTAACCCATCGGTCCCTGTTCCCATTTCGATATCTAAGCCATAAAGAGCAGCTTGCTTGGTGTCATGAGTAGCTCCCCAGTCGGTAACCAAAATACCATCGAAAGCCCAATCTCCTTTTAATATTTTATTAACTAATAGTTCATTGTGACAACAATACTGTCCTCTGAATTGATTGTAGGCTCCCATTATACTCCACACTTTGCCTTCCTGAACAGCAGCTTTAAATGCTGGCAAGTAAATTTCGTATAAGGCTCTATCGCTTAATTCAACATTAATATGATCTCTCCAGTGTTCCTGATTGTTTAAAACATAGTGCTTAACGCAAGCCGCGACTCCGTTTTCCTGTACTCCATGAATGTAAGGAACCACCATTTTGGAAGCTAGATATGGATCTTCTCCCATATATTCAAAATTTCTTCCATTAAGGGGAGTTCTGTAAATATTAACACCAGGACCAAGGAGGATGTCTTTCTTGCGATATCTAGCTTCTTCTCCAATTGCTTTTCCGTATTTGTAGGATAATTCGGTATTAAAGGTGGCCGCCAAACAAGTTAAGGCAGGAAATGCAGTACAAGAATCATTTGTCCAACCAGCATGATTCCAACTATCCCAATCTATTTCAGCTCGTACACCATGTGGTCCGTCAGACATCCAAAGTTCTGGTATTCCCAAACGAGCTACTCCTTTTGAGCTAAACTTAGACTGTGCATGACACATGTCCAACTTTTCTTTCAAGGTGAGTTGTTTTATAATATTTTCAATTTTACTGTCCATTGATTGTGAGCTGTTTTGGGCAAAAATTTGATTCGAACTGATTAGGGTAAATAAGAAAAATGTAAATAGTAATTTATTCATGTAATGTGAGTTATATGGTTTTGAATGGTTGGTGGGTTTATTGAATTTTTAGTATCTGATCGTTTGTATTGCTCTTGCTGGAATATTTATGCTTACAGCTTGATTGGCTCCAACATAAAGCTGGTAATTTATTGATTCTTCTGATTGATTCATAACAACTGTAGCAATTTTTCCATCTTCATTTACAAAGGATGTGCTTTCTAAAAAACTAACACTTGAAACCGTACTTATTCTTTTGGCTCCTGGGCGGATAAATTTTGAGAAATGTCCCAAGTAGTAATAAGATGGTGTATAAATTATGCTGTCTGTTTTAGTGTCGGCATGAATAGGAGAGAAGCATAAATTTCCAACATGATTTGGTCCTCCCGTTTCATCCAATAGAATATTCCAATCGGTCCATCCAACGGTTCCTCGGTTAAAGTCATTAATCATTGAACGACCGTATCGTTCGGCATTAGGCCAATATTGATATTTAGCAGGATTGAAACTTTCGTTACAACCTTCAGTGAATAGTAATTTCTTGTCAGGATAA
It includes:
- a CDS encoding HPF/RaiA family ribosome-associated protein, with the protein product MKMQSVGFKADSKLEAFINQKLKKLEKLDSTITGYDVILNIDKSSTKDNKVVEVKMNVPGSELFAKKKSKTFEEAADLVSEALRTQIIKYKEIKTK
- the bglX gene encoding beta-glucosidase BglX, producing the protein MTKTIYLIILSLLILSSCNKEKSNLSEEDKFVSKLLDDMTLSEKIGQLNQYTSHWEMTGPAPQNSESQNRLEQIKNGDVGSMLNVTGADATRKAQELAIKNSRLGIPLIFGYDVIHGYQTMFPIPLAEASSWDTEIVRLSAQVAAKEASAAGLHWTFAPMMDVGRDARWGRVMEGCGEDPYLASVLSVARIKGFQGEDLAAKNTIAACAKHFAGYAFSESGRDYNTVEISPYTLHNIVLPPFKAAANAGVATFMNSFNIINGTPCTANEYLQRTLLKEQWNFKGFVVSDWASLKEISIHGAAENLKEATSLAINAGSDMDMESNGYIKHLKELVEEGKVDESLIDDAAKRILKIKYQLGLFEDPYQYSNIEREKIEIYSEENRSIARKVARHSMVLLKNKEQLLPLSKQVKSIALIGPMANSKDIPLGSWRAKAIKNSAVSLLEGIQASVSAKTKINYAKGCDLTTGDRNFRQELTFKKDNNSKFSEAIKAAQKSEVVIMAIGEDCFQSGEGRSQTNITLKGEQMALFNAVLKVNENIVAVLMNGRPLAIPELSEKAPAILETWFAGSEAGNAIADVLFGDYNPSGKLTMSFPRNVGQCPIYYNYMNTGRPTSTNNVFWSHYTDSPNTPLYPFGYGLSYTNFEYGELTCNKARITKNDSIEVKLSITNSGKFDGEEIVQLYIQDPKAKYARPVKELRAYKKVLLKKGDSKQISFSLNPSDLGYYSPDGEFLIESGTYHIFVGKNSVEVQKISFTLKE
- a CDS encoding beta-glucosidase codes for the protein MNKLLFTFFLFTLISSNQIFAQNSSQSMDSKIENIIKQLTLKEKLDMCHAQSKFSSKGVARLGIPELWMSDGPHGVRAEIDWDSWNHAGWTNDSCTAFPALTCLAATFNTELSYKYGKAIGEEARYRKKDILLGPGVNIYRTPLNGRNFEYMGEDPYLASKMVVPYIHGVQENGVAACVKHYVLNNQEHWRDHINVELSDRALYEIYLPAFKAAVQEGKVWSIMGAYNQFRGQYCCHNELLVNKILKGDWAFDGILVTDWGATHDTKQAALYGLDIEMGTGTDGLTSSLKNAYDNYFMAHPLRKMVESGEIDESVIDEKVSRILRLMFRTNMDKSRPFGSMNSQEHFNVAREIAQEGIVLLKNENNTFPIDPEKVQTIAVIGENATKMMTIGGGSSELKTIHEISPLEGIQKRFKNAKILHAMGYASGPSVYGRVVESKLNADSLQVEAIKVAAKADIVLFVGGLNKNHHQDCEGDDRKHFSLPFGQDDLLNKIIAVNKNTAVLLVSGNAVEMPWLSKVKAVVQTWYLGSEAGNAIADILSGDVNPSGKLPFSFPVKLEDNAAHAFDEFSYPGDGTNQEYKEDILVGYRWHDTKKIKPLYAFGFGLSYTSFEILNVKSDKRSYGKEDSITVSCKIRNTGKIKGNEVIQVYANDVKASVLRPLKELKAFKKVNLNPGETKTITLIIPTKDLAFFDDSIMDWNLEKGNFKLMVGVSSRDIEKTISIEVN